In the genome of Fibrobacter sp. UBA4297, the window ATTTTATCCCACTTGGAAACATCATAGTTGTCCTTGTAGAAATCATTGTTACGCTGGCTAGGCTTATCGACATGGTAAAATCTCCATTCGCCCGAAAGCGTCTGGTACCATTCCGACGCGTGACGGTCGCCCTTCACAGCCTCTTCAACCGTGGAGTACGGCATCGAAGTCACATGCGGACTCAAAGTATTCACACCAAAAATTCTCGGCTTGCCATTCCACTCGTCGTTAGGCTGGGCAAACGAAGATGCAGCCAACACAAGGCCAGCAGCCAAAACCAAAGACAAACTAGAACCAAAGTTCATAAGTCCTCCCTTATCATATTCCTAAAATCAAAAATACCCCCAAAACAGGGGTATTTTACAAGTGATTTTGCTAATTTCGTGGATATATTGTCAAAGGGAAGGTACCTTTACGACTTTTTATGGAGCAATTTGGAAAGGCCTAATCAAACAAGCGCCAACACCTCTAAAACAAAATTTAATTCTCTTAATTTAAAGAATTATAAGCCAAATCACATATTAAACTATTAATTTAAATGAATTAAAAGTTGCAAAACACAAAGAAATATATTACATTTACTATAGAAAAAGGAGGGAACATGACAACATATTCCGCACAAACAGACGAATCCGCACTCGCACTGATCGGGAAACGCCTAGCCGCATTCCGCATCCGAAACAACTGGACGCAAGCACAACTCGCCGAACAGTCGGGAGTAAGCAAAGGAACCATTGAACGCATCGAACGCGGCGATTCCGTGCAGATCGTAAATTTCATAAAAGTTCTGCGCGCATGCGGAATGCTCGAAAGCTTTTTGAGCGTCTTCCCGAACGACTTACCCTCCCCCATGCAACTTTTGTACATGGGAAAAATCAAGAACCGCAAACGTGCAAGCACACCACGCAAAAACACCGCAAGCATTTTAAAAGAAAATTCCGCCGAATACAACGCAGGCGACCAAACTAACGGCACACCCCAAACGCCCTGGGTCTGGGACGAAGACAAATAAAGGTACATCATGATTGCGGTAGAAGTTAAACTCTGGGGAACGACAATTGGAGCGCTTTCGATGATGGAAGGCGAAAGCGTCGCACGTTTTGAATACGCACCAAACTTTATCGGAGCTGGCATCGAGCCATCTCCTATAGTCATGCCGGTTTCTCGACAAATTTACTCGTTCCCGACACTGTCAAAGACGTTTCATGGACTGCCGGGACTTTTTGCAGACTGCATTCCAGACAAATTCGGCAATAGCATTATCGACTCGTGGCTTTTGCGACAGGGGCGTGCGCCAGAAAGTTTCACGGCGCTTGAACGCTTGTGCTATACGGGCAATCGCGGCATGGGCGCATTAGAATTTTTGCCGTTGCAGGGGCCAAATTCTGCGACAGACGATTCTCTGAATGTTGAGAATTTGAGAATTTTTGCGGCAGAAGTTCTAAACCAGCGCAAACGTTTTTCAACCAAAGCGCTCAGCAAAAAAGGCAGCAAGTCTTTTGAGGAAATTCTCAGGGTCGGTACGTCTGCAGGTGGCGCACGCGCAAAAATTCTCGTTGCCTACGACGAGGAGAGCGGAGAAATGCGTTCGGGGCAAGTCGCAACCGATCCGAGATTTGGCTATTGGCTTTTGAAACTTGACGACGTCACAAACAACCGCGATAAAGAAAACGCAGATATTTTCGGATACGGAGCCATAGAATTCACCTACTCGCAAATGGCAAAACTCGCAGGAATCGACATGACCGAATGCAGGCTGTACGAGTGCGCAGGCCACAGGCATTTTATGACGAGACGATTCGACAGACTTGCCGGCGGAAAGAAATTACACTACCAATCGCTTTGTGGCATCGCCCACTACGATTTCAACATGCCAGGAGCTTACAGTTACGAACAAGCTCTAGACATTATTAAAAGACTTGGACTCGGCTATGAAGCGCTTGAAGAAATGTATCGGCGCGCCACATTCAACATCTGCGCTCGCAACCAGGACGACCACGCCAAAAACATCGGGTTCTTGATGGACAAGCGAGGCATGTGGACATTGGCACCCGCATTCGATATGACGTACGCCTACAATCCGCAAGGCGCATGGACAGGTTCGCACCAAATGACGTTCAACGGGAAGCGCAGCGGATTTAAGCTAGACGACTTCAAGGCAGTCGCCAAGTTTGCAGGATTGAAGCAAGGGCGTTACAAGAAAATTCTTGCCGAAGTTGAAGACTCTGTAAGGGAATGGCCAAAGCTCGCGAAGCAAAACGGAGTACACGCAAGGATTGCCCGAGCAATTGCCGGAGTACATGAGTTTATTTTGTAAAAAATGTCGCCCCGGCACTGCGGCCGGAGTGACATGTAAGAAAAATGGCGACCCTGAAGGTCGCCATTTTTTTGAACATTTACCGGTCTTCACCCTAGCGGGTTCAGAATGACGCACTCGTTATTTCACGAGGACGCGGAAGGTCTTGGACTGGCCTACGCTGCGGACCATGTACACACCCGGCACAAAGCCTGCGGCGCGGATGGACTTTGCAACGCTCTGACCGTTCACTTCAACATTGCCGAGGAACTTGCCGGTCATGCCAAAGACTGCGTAAATCTTTTCAGGAATCTGGAGTTCCACGCGAGCCTTCGTAAGTGCAATAGAACTTTCTTCGCAATCAAAGCCCATGCAGAACTTGAACCAGTCCACGTTCACGAAGTTCCCGACAATCTGCATTCTGAGTACATGTTCGCCCTTCGGGATTTCCTTGGTCTTTGCTTCAACCGTAGAATAATGATCCCAATCTTCGCCCTTTTCGGCCTTGATGACATCGGTAATTTCCTTGCCATCAACGTAGAACTGGACGCCGACATCATCAGATGCCGTAGCCATGTTCAAACGAACCGTGTATTCAGACGCAATCTGGTTATCGATAGTGTATTCCACCCATTCGCCATCTTCGGTGTAACCGAGAGCGAAGCCCTTAGACGTGTCCGCAGAGTCAATTTGCACGATGTCCACTTCATCTTCGCGATAGGCACCGCCCTTGTTTTCGCGGTCGTTATCGTAAAAGGCCTTGTTGTGACCACCGACATCGTAATCTTCCGCTTCAATCTTGCCCGGGATTGCAGATGCGACTTCCTTGAACGGGGTCTGCGGAACAGCAGTCTTTTCGCTTTCCATATACCAATAGTCGAAATCGAAACCACCCTGCTTGACAACAAAGAACAAGTCTTCAACGCCTGCAGCATCCTTCAAGTCGAAGGTGTTTTCTTGCCAGCTAGAACTTGCCGGGATGTTCATTGTTGCAAGTGTTGCACCTGTTTCGGACTTGGCATGGAGTTCAATCTTACCGCCATTACCTCTCGTGCAAACAATGATGCGGTCTGCGCCATCACCCATGTCCACGGAGCGAACCTTTGTATAGAAGTTCGAACCCATGTTGGTGAGGTAGACGTTATCGCCCTGCTTTGCCACATGCTTGATGATGGTGTATCCACCGCTCTTGTCGACGTTGATGCCACCGACCCAAGACTTCGTTTCGGCTTCAACGCGCGTGAACGGGTCAAGGTTCTTAATCGGCTTCTTGACGCCATCATTCGTAGACTTGATGGTCGGAATCGAACCGTCAGCATTCCAGGTAAATTCTTCAACTGCAGTAGAACGGCTATAGCCACCGCCACTCACGTTCTTCTGGTTGTGATAGAAGAAGAAGCTACGCCCCTTGAAGTCAATGAGACCGGAATGGTTTGTGAACGCAGTACCGTTGCCCTGATCCATGATGACGCCGCCCCACTTCCACGGACCCGTCGGAGAATCACTGGTGGAGTAAGAAATCTTTTCGGGCACGCCATGAGAAGCGTAAATCATGTAATATTTTTTGTCGCGCTTGTGGATCCACGGACCTTCAGTGTAAACGGAGTTTCCGCTCGGAGAGAAGCCACGACTCATATCCGTCACCTTGATATCGCCATCGAACTCAATCATGTTTTCTTTGAGCTTGGCGTAATAGAGCTTCGGGTTGCCCCAATAGAGCCATGCCTGGCCATCATCGTCAATCCAAACGGTCGGGTCAATGTAATCCCAGTTCGGACCTGCAAGATGCTGACCATTACGAGCATCCTTGAACGGACCTTCCGGCTTGTCGGCCACAGCGACGTTAATAGCGCGGCCACCGCGAGTCGATTCCACAGTCACGTAGTAGTAATATTTGCCATTGCGACGAACAACTTGAGCAGCCCAGTCACCGTTTTTCTTGGCATTGCCACCAAAGCTTTCATTCGTGAGGATGAGTTCGCCCATATCGGTCCAGTTCACCATATCGGTGGTGCAAGAGACGCGCCAACCGTGCATGGTAAAGAAGGAACCGCCTTCGTCGTTTCCCGTGTACACGCAAACGGTATCGCCAAACACGACCGGAGCCGGATCCGGCGAATAGTACGTCTGGATAATCGGATTTTCAGCAAGCGCATTGGACGCAAAACCAAGTCCAAACGCGAGCAAAAGTTTATTTGTAAGTTTCATAGTCATCCCACTCCAAAATTATTTTACCTGAATCATCTTGCCAAAGGTCTTGTTCATACTCTGGACAAAGTAGACTCCAGACCCAAAGTTCTTTGTCTGCATAGCCTGCATCACAGAAGTCGTTGTCGGCATGCCCATCA includes:
- a CDS encoding helix-turn-helix domain-containing protein produces the protein MTTYSAQTDESALALIGKRLAAFRIRNNWTQAQLAEQSGVSKGTIERIERGDSVQIVNFIKVLRACGMLESFLSVFPNDLPSPMQLLYMGKIKNRKRASTPRKNTASILKENSAEYNAGDQTNGTPQTPWVWDEDK
- a CDS encoding type II toxin-antitoxin system HipA family toxin, producing the protein MIAVEVKLWGTTIGALSMMEGESVARFEYAPNFIGAGIEPSPIVMPVSRQIYSFPTLSKTFHGLPGLFADCIPDKFGNSIIDSWLLRQGRAPESFTALERLCYTGNRGMGALEFLPLQGPNSATDDSLNVENLRIFAAEVLNQRKRFSTKALSKKGSKSFEEILRVGTSAGGARAKILVAYDEESGEMRSGQVATDPRFGYWLLKLDDVTNNRDKENADIFGYGAIEFTYSQMAKLAGIDMTECRLYECAGHRHFMTRRFDRLAGGKKLHYQSLCGIAHYDFNMPGAYSYEQALDIIKRLGLGYEALEEMYRRATFNICARNQDDHAKNIGFLMDKRGMWTLAPAFDMTYAYNPQGAWTGSHQMTFNGKRSGFKLDDFKAVAKFAGLKQGRYKKILAEVEDSVREWPKLAKQNGVHARIARAIAGVHEFIL
- a CDS encoding family 43 glycosylhydrolase, with translation MKLTNKLLLAFGLGFASNALAENPIIQTYYSPDPAPVVFGDTVCVYTGNDEGGSFFTMHGWRVSCTTDMVNWTDMGELILTNESFGGNAKKNGDWAAQVVRRNGKYYYYVTVESTRGGRAINVAVADKPEGPFKDARNGQHLAGPNWDYIDPTVWIDDDGQAWLYWGNPKLYYAKLKENMIEFDGDIKVTDMSRGFSPSGNSVYTEGPWIHKRDKKYYMIYASHGVPEKISYSTSDSPTGPWKWGGVIMDQGNGTAFTNHSGLIDFKGRSFFFYHNQKNVSGGGYSRSTAVEEFTWNADGSIPTIKSTNDGVKKPIKNLDPFTRVEAETKSWVGGINVDKSGGYTIIKHVAKQGDNVYLTNMGSNFYTKVRSVDMGDGADRIIVCTRGNGGKIELHAKSETGATLATMNIPASSSWQENTFDLKDAAGVEDLFFVVKQGGFDFDYWYMESEKTAVPQTPFKEVASAIPGKIEAEDYDVGGHNKAFYDNDRENKGGAYREDEVDIVQIDSADTSKGFALGYTEDGEWVEYTIDNQIASEYTVRLNMATASDDVGVQFYVDGKEITDVIKAEKGEDWDHYSTVEAKTKEIPKGEHVLRMQIVGNFVNVDWFKFCMGFDCEESSIALTKARVELQIPEKIYAVFGMTGKFLGNVEVNGQSVAKSIRAAGFVPGVYMVRSVGQSKTFRVLVK